TGCGTACCGGCTATGGCATCGGCGCGCGCTGGCGCAGCCCGGCCGGCCCGCTGGCGGTGGACCTCGCCTGGGGCCAGGCCGAGCGGAAGCTGCGGCTGCACTTCGGCGTCGCGATCGCATTCTGAGCTGCCGGTGCCGCGCCGGCGGAACGGTGCCGGCAGGCGGCTCAGTACGGCCGGGCGTCGAGTTCGCGTGCCAGCGTACGCAGGCCGTCCGAGACCTCCACCGGGTAAGGGGGCGCTTCCGCCGCGGGACCGGGTTCGCGCAGCGGGGCCGGCAGCCGCGCGAGTTCGGCGGCGGCGTGCGCGCGCAGGCCGGCGAGCGGTTCGGGCGGCGCGAGGCGTCTGCCGCCGCGCATGACCGGCTGCAGCAGCGGAAAGCCGCCCGGCGGCGCGGGCTCGTCGGCGAGCGCGATGAGGTCGCGCTGCGGCCGCCCTTCGGCATCCACGCTGCGCCACACCTGCTTCGCGCCGGGCCAGCTCTCCTTGCCCTCCGAGCGCTTGCGCCGCGCGCGGCCCGCGTACGCCTGCAGCTTGTAGGCGGAATCGAGCGCGGGCGCATCGGCCGAGGTGGTGAGCTGGGTGCCGATGCCGAAGCCGTCGATCGGCGCGCCCGCCGCCCGCAGTACGGCGATGCGGTGTTCGTCGAGGTTGCCGCTGGCGAAGATGCGCACGTCGGGCAACCCGCCGGCATCGAGGAGCGCCCGCACCTTGCGCGCGTGTTCGGCGAGGTCGCCGCTGTCCAGCCGTACCGACGCCAGATTCACCCCGCGTGCCTTCAGCGCCGGCGCCAGCGCGACCACCTTGGCGGCGGCCGCCTCGGTGTCGTAGGTGTCGATCAGCAGGGTCACGTTGTCCGGCTGCGACGAGGAAAAGCGCTCGAATGCCTCGCTCTCCAGGTCGTGGGCCTCGATGTAGGAATGCGCCATCGTGCCGAACACCGGTATGCCGAAGCGTTGCCCGGCGAGCACCGTGGCGCTGCCGGCGAAGCCCGCGAGATAGCAGGCGCGGGCCGCCAGCAGGCCGGCCTCGCCGGCGTGGGCGCGACGCAGGCCGAAATCGACCAGCAGGCTGTCCGGCGCGGCGAGCACGCAGCGCGCGGCCTTGGTCGCGATCAGCGAACAGAAGTTCACCAGGTTGATCAGCCGGCTTTCGACGAACTGGGCCTCGCCGATCGGTGCCTCGATGCGCAGCACCGGCTCGTTGCCGAAGAACACCGTGCCCTCGCGCATCGCATGCACGTCGCCGCGGAAGCGGAAGGCGCGCAGCGAATCCAGGAAGGCCGGCCGGAAGCGGCCGGTGCCGTGCAGCCAGTCGAGTTCGCCGGCGGTGAAGTGCAGGTTCTCGAGGTAGTCCAGCACCTGCTCGATGCCGGACAGCATCAGGAACCGCCGCCGGGACGGCAGCACGCGTACGAAAAGCTCGAATACCGCGGTGTCGTGCATGTCCTCGTCGAAGTACGCCTGCAGCATGGTCAGTTCGTACAGGTCGGTCAGCAGGGCGGAATCGTTCATTGGTCTTGCTCTCCTGCCGCTACGCGACGGCGGGCCGGCCTTGCGCGGCCGATTTGTTCCACAGGGGCGGAGCGGCGCTCCGCGACACCGTTTTCCATCCTCCGCGCGGGAGGGAGATCGCCTTTTCGGGCGGCCGGGCAGGGGCATGCGGGTGCGGCCATCCGGCCGCCGTGCCGTCCCCGCCCCTGCCCGGCGGTGCGCCATCCGGCGTGCATGGACCGACCAGAAAGCCTGCGATTCCGATCTTTATCGCGCTGCTCGAAATCTCGAGTGCGCCGCGGGGAGGCGGTACGGGAGGTCTCATGCGGCGTCTCCGGCGAGCAGATCGGTCCCGACCAGTTCGGCGCCGGCTTCGGCCATGTCGC
This DNA window, taken from Thauera sp. K11, encodes the following:
- a CDS encoding nicotinate phosphoribosyltransferase, whose translation is MNDSALLTDLYELTMLQAYFDEDMHDTAVFELFVRVLPSRRRFLMLSGIEQVLDYLENLHFTAGELDWLHGTGRFRPAFLDSLRAFRFRGDVHAMREGTVFFGNEPVLRIEAPIGEAQFVESRLINLVNFCSLIATKAARCVLAAPDSLLVDFGLRRAHAGEAGLLAARACYLAGFAGSATVLAGQRFGIPVFGTMAHSYIEAHDLESEAFERFSSSQPDNVTLLIDTYDTEAAAAKVVALAPALKARGVNLASVRLDSGDLAEHARKVRALLDAGGLPDVRIFASGNLDEHRIAVLRAAGAPIDGFGIGTQLTTSADAPALDSAYKLQAYAGRARRKRSEGKESWPGAKQVWRSVDAEGRPQRDLIALADEPAPPGGFPLLQPVMRGGRRLAPPEPLAGLRAHAAAELARLPAPLREPGPAAEAPPYPVEVSDGLRTLARELDARPY